Genomic segment of Verrucomicrobiota bacterium:
GGGCGCGAATTCCCGGGGTTGCGCCGGATGCGGTGCGCCCCTGGACAGCAAGGTAGTGTTTTTCTGCCGTATCAATGCCGGCCGGTTTGAAGGCAAGCTTCTCTGCCGGCCTTGTCAGGCCGCCATGGCGATCACGCACAACTGCACCGGGTGAAACGCCGAGATCCATCTTGTTGAGCGGTCTTCGCCCCTGAGGGGCAGCCGGAAAGCAGCCGGCCACTTTAACGCTCGTCGTGAAATCAACCGATCCAAGCCCGCGGCGCCGTCTTGAGAGGACGCCGGCCGGCGGAATCGCCTTCAGCCCCGAAGGGCCGGCAGACAGCGCGAACGACGCCTTCTGCCGCCCCTTCAGCAAATCCAACCCGGCGGGGCGGGCGTTTGTCAGGATGGGCGTACGGCCGTGACGCCTTAGGAGGGCTCGATCGTGATTTGACGGTTACCCAGGGTAAACCCTGGGCTATGTTCTCTTGGCCTTTCAGGCCGTAAAACCGCCCTCAGGCCATCGGCGCCGGAGGACGGTTACCTTGGTGGAATTTCGACCGGGTTTCAGCCCTGAAGGGGCGGCAGAACATAGCCCAGGGTTTACCCTGGGTAACTGTAAAATGACGATCGAGCCCTGAAAGGGGCGGCAGAAAGCGTTGCTCATAGTTTCTGCTGCCCCTTGCCTCACCCCGTCGAGACTGCTTGAACCCGGCCCCCCCGCGACCCCAGGCCGTGTCTCCGGGCATCGCGGATCCTGTGAGGACCTGCATCGGGTCTGCAAACACCGGCGCTGCCTGCAACGAAATCACGTGTTCAATCCTTGGGGAGCAGTACGACCGGCCAGCCGCCCGCGACCGCCTTCTGGTACCATTCGCGCGCCTTGGTGTGATCCTGAGCCACGCCATGGCCGTAGTAGTACATGTTGCCCAGGTGTTCCATTGCCGCCACGCTGCCCGCGTCTACCGCCTTCTGGTACCAATGCCGCGCCTGCGCGTAGTCCTGGGGTACGCCCCGGCCGTTCTCGTAGAGCCGGGCGAGACCGTTCATACCACCCGGGTGCCCGTTATCGGCGGCTTTCTGGTACGACTCGAATGCCTTGCCATAATCCTGAGGTACCCCCAAACCGTCCTCGTACATCGAGCCGAGGTTGACCATGCCCTGCGGGTTGCCCCCGTCGACGGTCTTTTGGTACCATTGGCGAGCCTGGGCGTAATCCCGAGGCACGCTCAAGCCGAACTGGTACAGCAAACCCAGATGATACATGCCGTTGGTGTTGCCGGAGTCAGCGGCCTTTTTATACCACTCGCGAGCCTGGGCATAATCCTGGGCTGCGCCTCCCTCGTAGAGAGTGCCGAGGTTGACCATGCCTTGCACGTTGCCCGCATCAATCGCCTTTTGGTACGATTGGCGTGCCTGGATGTAATCCCGGGCCACTCCCCGGCCATTCTCGTAGAGCCGGCCTAAGCCGTTCATGCCATCCGCGTTACCGGCATCCACGGCCTTGTGGTACCAGCGGTGCGCCTGGGCGTAGTCCCGGGCGACACCTTGGCCGTACTGGTACAGTTCGCCCAACTGGTACATGGCGTTGGCACTACCGGCGTCGGCGGCCTTTTGGTACCACTGGCGAGCTTGGACATAATCCTGACTGACACCGCGGCCAGAGTAGTAGAGGTCGCCCAGTTGGTTCAAAGCCTCCAAATTGCGGGTGGCGTCGGCGACCTTCCGCAGAAGCGGCAGTGCCTTGGCGTAATCCTTGGCATCCAGGTAGCGTTTGGCCGCAGCCAACTCGTCCACCGGAGATGGCGTGCCGTTAGGTGAAGGTTGGCTGGCGGGCGACGGGCTGAGCATCGCGAGTTTTAGCTTCGCAGCCACGCTGCCGGCGTCAGCAGCTCTCCGGTACCACTGCCGAGCCTGAGCGCTGTCCTGGGTCACACCCCAGCCGTTCTCGTACAGTGCGCCCAAACCGTTCATGCCGTCCGCACTGCCGGCCTCAGCGGCCTTTTGGAACCACTGGCGCGCTTGGGCGTACTCCTTCGCGTCAAGGTGGCGTTCTGCTTCGGCAAGCGAGTCCCTCGCCGAAGGGGTTGGGCTGGGTACGGAAACCTGGCTGACGGAGGCCGCCGGACCCGGTGAAGCTTCCCTGACTACAGCCGCCGGCGCCGGTGAGTTGGCCGGAGCCACGACCGGGGAGGACGCCGCGCGGGAACGTTCCGCGGCAGAAACCGGCTGAGATCGCGACGCGTTGGGCTGAGGTCGTGACGCGTTGAAAAGGAGGATCAACCCAAGCAGCAAGACCGCAACTCCGCTTCCGGCCAGAACCAGGAGCCGCCGTGAATTCTTCCGGTTCGCAGCCCCCTTTTTCAGAAACTTCAGCAAAGATGACTCTGGTTTCGGTGCTCGGGCCGGGCGCTCCACGGGCTCCCGCGGCGGGCTTGCACCCGCGGGTTCAGTTGGAACCGCCGAGACTTCAGCGGTGCCATGAGCTGCGTTTGCGCTTTCCGCAATGGCCGGAACGATGGTGGCTTCGGAATCGGGATCTGCGGCTGCCGGCACCCGGCTCTCGTTTTGTGCCGTCACCACGGGTTGCTCAGACCACATCGCCGCGGCACATTCCGGAACCTGCAGGGGCAGGGGCGCTTCTTCCTCACGTTCGCGCCGTTCGGTCTCGAGCCGGGCCTTTTCTTCGCGATCCCTCCGTTCCGCGTCGATGGGCTCCTGCTCCTGGCGCTTGCGTTGCTGCTCGGCCCGGGCACTCTCCAGCGCCTGCTCCACGGCACGAGCCAGCTGCTCCGAATCGGCCCGGAAACGTTCCCGGCTAACCGCAAACGCCCGCCGGTGAGCGAAGGACTGTAAATCCTCAGGAAGCTCGTCCGACCGGGGCATCGAGGCGCCATCCGCCACCGCGGGAATCACCGGGATGCCGCGCCTGAGGGCAATTCCGATTTCCAGGCGCACAAAATCCTCCGGCTTATCCAATCGGGATCTCCCTTCCCCGCCAGGAGCGAGCAGCCAGCGGTGGCCGATAACAACGACAAGGACGTCGGACGGCCCCACGTTGTTTTCGATTACGGCGGCGTAGTCGATTCCCGGGCTCGCCCTGTCATCGTCGAGAAAAACGTCGTTTCGGGCAAAACGCGCGGAAAGCCAGTCGTACAAGCCTGTCGCCGTCTGCGTTGCATCATCGTCGTGACGATAACTGATGAAAATCCGGCCACTCATCTTACAGGGGGCTGCGGCGTGGTGCTGAACACACCGAGCCGGCCGGCCAAGGCGCTCGAACGGTGCTCCGGTCTCGGGGTCATGGGCGTCGCCAACCTTAGCCGAAGCAAATGGCTGCCCGCAACGGCAATTCTCAAACCTGCGAGGTGATGCCTGTGCGCCCCTCGGTCGTTGGCTCGATCGATTCTGCGCGGGGCAGGGGCGGCGCGTTCCTCGCGTGACGTTCTGCGGCGACCCTGCCGGGATCGTGCGGGCGTGAAGCAGACCGGCATTTCAATTTTGCCGCCCGTCCACCCGGGCCGGCGCGACGGGTTCGTGTTAAGGCCGGTTCTACCCGCCCCGGTGCGTGAGTTTCACGTTCACGATCACCGCAAACGCGATCACCAGCCCGACGAACGCGTCCTGGATGTACGCGTCGGTACCCAACAACACCAGCCCGGTGCGTACCTCAGCCATGATGAAGGTACCGATGAACGTGCCCACGATGCTTCCCACACCGCCCGCCATCGAGGTGCCCCCGATCACGGCGGCGGCGATGGCCTCGAGTTCCAACCCGGTGCCCTGGGTCGGCGTCACCGTTTTCAGGTAGCCCAACGACACGAGCCCGGCCAACCCCGCCGCGAGGGACGTCAGCAGAAACCCGGCCCGCTTTACTCCCGCCGTTTTGATCCCCGCCAGCGCGGCGGCCTCGGGATTGTCGCCCGTCGCGTATGCCTTGACCCCGAAGGCAGTCCGATGCAGGAGCACAAAGAGCAGGATCCCCCAGGCTGCCATCCAGAAGATGGGCACCGGGATGGTGCCGAAGCCCTTCCCACGCCCCATGACGTCGAAAAACGCCGTCTTCGACGTGAAGGACGAAATCGGCTGGCCCTGGGAAAGCACCATGGCGATCCCGCGGTAAATCATCATCGTGGACAAGGTCGCGATGAAGGAGTTGATCCGCGTGCTGGAAACCAGAAGGCCATTCAGAAACCCGAGGATCAGCGCCGCCGCCAGCCCGCACCCGGCGGCGGCCCAGAGATCCACCCCAAGGTGTTTCGCCAGCCAACCGGTCACCACGCCGGCTACGGCGTAGATCGCGCCGACTGACAGATCGAACTCCCCCGAAACGATCAGCACCGTCATCGCCATCGCGACGATGCCGAGTTCCGCCGTCTGCCGCAGCAGGTTCAGCAGGTTGTACGCCGACAGAAACACCGGCGACGCCGCCGAAAAGGCCAGCCCGATCAGCACCGCCACGACCGCGATCCCGAAATCGCGCAGGAGAAACGCGCGACCCCACGCGCTTTTCCAGCCGCGGGTGGGGCGGACGTCGGCATCGGCTCTCTCGGCGGGACGGATTTCAGGTGGTTGCGGCATGGAGGATCGATTCTTTGGTCGCGTCGGCCCGGCTCAGGATCGTTTTCGCCCGGCCCCGATTCATCACCAACACGCGGTCGCTCAGCACGAGCAGTTCTTCAATCGCCGAGGAGGTGACAATGAAGGAAAAACCGCGCGTGGTGAGCGCAAACATCAGGTCGTAAATTTCCTTTTTGGCGCCGATGTCCACCCCGCGAGTCGGTTCGTTCATGAGGATGATCGCCGGCTCCAGCAGCAGCCACCGGGACAACAGAACTTTCTGCTGGTTCCCGCCGCTTAGGGACCCGATCAGGTCGTCCTCACGCCGGAATTTGATGGAAAGTTCCTTTTTCATCCTCGCGGCGCTGACGCGCATGCGGTTCGTGCCCTTGAACGCAAGGTCCGGCTGCCGGGCGGTGCGGGCGATGTACAGGTTGGTCTTGATGTCCTGGTGCGGAAACAAACCGAGCGTCTTGCGGTCCTCCGGGATGTAGCCGACACCCTGGCGGATCGCCTCCCGAGGGGATCGGATGCGCACGCGGCAGCCGTTAATCGCCAGTTCGCCGGATCCGGCTTTGTGCAGGCCGAACAAAGCCCGAAGCAAAACGGACCGTCCCGAGCCGGTTAATCCCGCAACCCCGAGAATCTCGCCTGCCGCCAATGAAAAACTTACGTCCGAAAAATGGCCAGGCACACCGAAATTCCGGACGTCGAGCACCGTCCGCAGCTCACCGGTGCGCGCCGTGCGAGCCGGCGAAGTCAGCGTCCGTCCGGCGATCATGGCCGACAGGGTGGTTGTCTCAAATTCCTCTTTCTCGAGCGTGCCGATGTGTTTCCCATCACGCAGGACCACGATGCGCTCCGACAGGTTGATGAGTTCCTCGAGCATGTGGCTGACGAAAATGAAACCGATGCCTTTATCGCGAAGGTTGCGAATCACGCGAAACAACCTCGACACCTCCGGCGGCGTCAAGGCAGCGGTAGGTTCATCGAGGATGATCAGCCGCGCCGCACGCGATAGTACCCGGACGAGCAGGGCGAGTTGCCGTTCCGCCGCGCTCACGTCCCGGATCAGGGCCCGCGGGTTGACGTCCTCGTCCAGGAGAACCCGGTACAGCTCAACGCAGCGCGCCTCCATGGCCCGCCAGTCCGGCAGCAAACGCTTCGTTAATGATTCCGTGCCGAGAAAAATGTTTGCGGTGATGGACAGGTGCGGGCAGATCGGAATTTCCTGATGAAACACCGCCAACCCGGCCCGGACTGCCGCGTTCGGGTCCTTCGGCGCGTAAGGTTGGCCCTCCAGCAACAGTCCGCCGCCGTCGGGTTTATGAATCCCTGCCAGGATCTTGATTAACGTCGATTTGCCCGCGCCGTTCTCGCCCGCAAGGCCGACGATCTCGCCGCCGGCAACGCCAAACGACACGCCCGAAAGCGCCTGCACCGGTCCGAACCGTTTACTGACGTTGTCGATGCGAAGCAGGCCGGCAGCCATGGGCGTAAAGCGGTGCGGGATCAAAAGTCGCCGGCCAACAAATCGGTCCAACCTAACGGCAAACGGCACGACGCGCTCAGCCGCCGCGCCGGAACGTCCCGGATCAACGGTACCCTTGCGCCGCCAGTTCCTTGACCTTCGCGACGTTCTCCTGGGTGACCGGCGCCACGCCGGTGTTGATGTCCGTCGGGGTCAGGTTGTACCGTTTAAGCAGGTACAATTCCATCACGCTCTGAAACCCTTGCAGGTAGGGCTGTTGGTCGATCGTGAACTGCATCTCGCCTTTCTCGATCGCGTTCAGGACGTCCGCAACAAGGTCGAACGAGCCGCCCGCAACTTTTTCCTTCAGGTCGTCGCGATCGATGATCTGCGCGATCGCCGAACCCGTAACGTCTTCCACGCCGAACATCCCCTTGATGCTGGGATCAGCCTGGAACGCCGATGAGATGAGGCCGACCGCGCGGACCATGTCGGTTCCGGTGGCCACCACCCGGCAGGCATATTTACCGCCCTGTTTATCCAACACGTCCCGGACCCCTTTGATGCGGGCTTCCAGGTTTTCGGCGCCGGCCGTGTGGATGCACAATAAAAGGTGGCCCCCGCCCGGGACGACTTTGAGGATCTGCTGGCCCATCGAAACACCCGCTTCATAGTTGCCCTGGCCGATGTAGGCGAGCCGCCCGCTCCCGGGGGCATCCGCGTTCAACGCAATCACCGGGATCCCGCGGCCCATCGCTTCCTTCACCACATCGTTAAAGGCCGTCGGGTCAGGCATCGTCGTGGCGATCCCGTCAACATTCTGCGCAATCGCCGATTTGATCGAATCGATCTGTTTCTGAATGTCGAACCCGGCCGGGCCCGTGTACGTCACGTCTGCGCCGACCAGTTTCCCCGCTTCTTCCACGCCTTTGCGAACCGGCACGAAAAACGGAACGGCCGTGGCGTGGGTGATGACCACGAACTTATACCGCTGGCCGGTCTTGCCGGCGACGTCGGGTCCAGCGGCGAAAACGGGGCAAATCGCGAGCGCGGCGGTGACGACGGCAATGCTGACGGCGGCAAAAAATGTTTTGGGCAGAGCCTTCATGTTTGGGGAAATTTACGGGTTGATGGGAGGAGTAAAGCGATTTTGGCCGAAGGCTGAAATCTTTTCTACTCCGGGGCGCGGCGCAGCAGCTACCGGGACCGGGGCGGACTGGGCGTGCGGATCGGGCAACCCTAAAGTTCTTATGCCCGGCACGATTCGCATCCGAACGGCTAAAATCAAAATGGGGAAACCCTTTGTTCGATCTCATGCCGTATTTCCGTGTGAATTTTAATTCTGTATTACATTTGGGAATTGTTTAATATATTTCCCATGGTTGATTCCGAAACAAATCCACCACCCAAATCCCGCGTCAGTGTGGATTCGGGCGGTCGCATCCTTCTACCTAAAAAAATCCGGCAGCGGCTTGGCCTGGCCGCCGGCGATGAGTTAGAGGTCGAGTTTCCCGTCACGGGTTTGGAGAATGCCGGGGAGGACGCCATCCTGCTGCGTGCGGTCCGGCCCGAGGTGCCGTTGCGCCGGGAAGGGAAGTTCTGGGTCTACCGCGGCGGCGAAGCAGCGGCAATCGCAGACGTCGCCGGCTGGGCCGCCGCCGAACGCGAACTGCGCTCGGAAGCCATTCTGGCCGGGTCTACCGGGTTGACGACTACCGAGAAGCACGATGCCGAGGGGTGAATGAAGGTTTTTTTTGATACGTCGGTCCTCGTCGGCGCCTTCTACGGCGATCATCCCCGCCACGCGGCTTGCCTCCGGTTGCTGGAGGACGCGTCGAAAAAGACGCACTTTTGCGCCGCCCATTCCGTGGCAGAGCTCTATGCGGTGATGACCCGCCTGCCTGTACGGCCCCGCATCACCCCGGCACAAGGGCTGCTCTTCGTGGAGAACGTCCGGGACTACTTTTCAATCGTCGCGCTCGGCGCAACGGAGTATCTTGAGGTGATTACGGGGGCGACCCGGAGCGGGTTGGGGGGCGGTAAGATCTACGACCTGCTCGTCCTCCGGTGCGCGCTGAAAAGGGGCGCGGATCGCATCTACACGCTGAACCTGCAGGAATTCACGAGGCTCGCATCGCCGGAACTGAAGAAGAGGTTGGGAAACGTTTCGTGACCGGAACGGCTCGTCTTTCTGAGCGTCACTGATCCGGAACCCCGGCCGGCTGGGTGGTACCTTCCGGCAGTTTGAGCGCCATCCCCATTTGCCCTTCTCATGTGATGCGTATCTTTTAGGTCTCCGGGCCGTTGCGACCCCGATGACTGATATTTTACCCCCCAAGCACCCCATGAAGACGTCCTCCATCATAGCTTTCCTGCTCGCGGCCTCCGGCTTTACCGGGTCCGCTTTTGCTCAACTTGAAGGGCAACTGCCTCCGTCCACTGCCGCCCCGCCGCCGCCGCAGGTATTGGCGTCGGCCGCTCCTGCTCCGGTCGCAGTG
This window contains:
- a CDS encoding SEL1-like repeat protein, whose amino-acid sequence is MSGRIFISYRHDDDATQTATGLYDWLSARFARNDVFLDDDRASPGIDYAAVIENNVGPSDVLVVVIGHRWLLAPGGEGRSRLDKPEDFVRLEIGIALRRGIPVIPAVADGASMPRSDELPEDLQSFAHRRAFAVSRERFRADSEQLARAVEQALESARAEQQRKRQEQEPIDAERRDREEKARLETERREREEEAPLPLQVPECAAAMWSEQPVVTAQNESRVPAAADPDSEATIVPAIAESANAAHGTAEVSAVPTEPAGASPPREPVERPARAPKPESSLLKFLKKGAANRKNSRRLLVLAGSGVAVLLLGLILLFNASRPQPNASRSQPVSAAERSRAASSPVVAPANSPAPAAVVREASPGPAASVSQVSVPSPTPSARDSLAEAERHLDAKEYAQARQWFQKAAEAGSADGMNGLGALYENGWGVTQDSAQARQWYRRAADAGSVAAKLKLAMLSPSPASQPSPNGTPSPVDELAAAKRYLDAKDYAKALPLLRKVADATRNLEALNQLGDLYYSGRGVSQDYVQARQWYQKAADAGSANAMYQLGELYQYGQGVARDYAQAHRWYHKAVDAGNADGMNGLGRLYENGRGVARDYIQARQSYQKAIDAGNVQGMVNLGTLYEGGAAQDYAQAREWYKKAADSGNTNGMYHLGLLYQFGLSVPRDYAQARQWYQKTVDGGNPQGMVNLGSMYEDGLGVPQDYGKAFESYQKAADNGHPGGMNGLARLYENGRGVPQDYAQARHWYQKAVDAGSVAAMEHLGNMYYYGHGVAQDHTKAREWYQKAVAGGWPVVLLPKD
- a CDS encoding ABC transporter permease, whose product is MPQPPEIRPAERADADVRPTRGWKSAWGRAFLLRDFGIAVVAVLIGLAFSAASPVFLSAYNLLNLLRQTAELGIVAMAMTVLIVSGEFDLSVGAIYAVAGVVTGWLAKHLGVDLWAAAGCGLAAALILGFLNGLLVSSTRINSFIATLSTMMIYRGIAMVLSQGQPISSFTSKTAFFDVMGRGKGFGTIPVPIFWMAAWGILLFVLLHRTAFGVKAYATGDNPEAAALAGIKTAGVKRAGFLLTSLAAGLAGLVSLGYLKTVTPTQGTGLELEAIAAAVIGGTSMAGGVGSIVGTFIGTFIMAEVRTGLVLLGTDAYIQDAFVGLVIAFAVIVNVKLTHRGG
- a CDS encoding sugar ABC transporter ATP-binding protein, producing MAAGLLRIDNVSKRFGPVQALSGVSFGVAGGEIVGLAGENGAGKSTLIKILAGIHKPDGGGLLLEGQPYAPKDPNAAVRAGLAVFHQEIPICPHLSITANIFLGTESLTKRLLPDWRAMEARCVELYRVLLDEDVNPRALIRDVSAAERQLALLVRVLSRAARLIILDEPTAALTPPEVSRLFRVIRNLRDKGIGFIFVSHMLEELINLSERIVVLRDGKHIGTLEKEEFETTTLSAMIAGRTLTSPARTARTGELRTVLDVRNFGVPGHFSDVSFSLAAGEILGVAGLTGSGRSVLLRALFGLHKAGSGELAINGCRVRIRSPREAIRQGVGYIPEDRKTLGLFPHQDIKTNLYIARTARQPDLAFKGTNRMRVSAARMKKELSIKFRREDDLIGSLSGGNQQKVLLSRWLLLEPAIILMNEPTRGVDIGAKKEIYDLMFALTTRGFSFIVTSSAIEELLVLSDRVLVMNRGRAKTILSRADATKESILHAATT
- a CDS encoding sugar ABC transporter substrate-binding protein, whose amino-acid sequence is MKALPKTFFAAVSIAVVTAALAICPVFAAGPDVAGKTGQRYKFVVITHATAVPFFVPVRKGVEEAGKLVGADVTYTGPAGFDIQKQIDSIKSAIAQNVDGIATTMPDPTAFNDVVKEAMGRGIPVIALNADAPGSGRLAYIGQGNYEAGVSMGQQILKVVPGGGHLLLCIHTAGAENLEARIKGVRDVLDKQGGKYACRVVATGTDMVRAVGLISSAFQADPSIKGMFGVEDVTGSAIAQIIDRDDLKEKVAGGSFDLVADVLNAIEKGEMQFTIDQQPYLQGFQSVMELYLLKRYNLTPTDINTGVAPVTQENVAKVKELAAQGYR
- a CDS encoding AbrB/MazE/SpoVT family DNA-binding domain-containing protein, producing the protein MVDSETNPPPKSRVSVDSGGRILLPKKIRQRLGLAAGDELEVEFPVTGLENAGEDAILLRAVRPEVPLRREGKFWVYRGGEAAAIADVAGWAAAERELRSEAILAGSTGLTTTEKHDAEG
- a CDS encoding PIN domain-containing protein produces the protein MKVFFDTSVLVGAFYGDHPRHAACLRLLEDASKKTHFCAAHSVAELYAVMTRLPVRPRITPAQGLLFVENVRDYFSIVALGATEYLEVITGATRSGLGGGKIYDLLVLRCALKRGADRIYTLNLQEFTRLASPELKKRLGNVS